ACACAGTCACATTCAGATTTCTCTGAGGGTGATCAGTGCAGAACTGAGAAAGAAGCTCATATTAATAGCCTAAGGCTATAATTGTCTCTAGTAACTATAATGTATTGCTTTATTATAAACAGCCAATTTGgtttaaaatggaaaacactTGCCATTCTAACATTGGCTGACATGTTATTCTCCAGGTTGTCCTTGGCCACTTGCTCCAGAGTTGCAACAGCAATTTTTTTGATGTCTTGATTATAATTATCTTCCAGATCTCGACACTGGGCAAATGTATAATTGTGTTAAAGAAGTAATGTATAAAGGACTACGTTACAGACATGACAAAACAGGCAGCTGCTGAGAATGAATTTAAATGTAGTACCATTACAATTGGATTAGATTGAAAGCAACAAAGCTTCTGTAAATCTTACTCGAAAGTGAGTGTTCGGACAATATAACATACGGTATTTCCCATGATGCTCTCACAGGTCAATCTGTCATTGCATCAGAAACATATTAACTATATTAATACAACAAatcaaaaatacaaattaatcAATGTGGAATGAAAAAGGATATATCCCTTGAACAGTTTCACTGAAGTTACCAACCATTTCTGAGATGTTGATGTccaactttttgatgatatcCTGAAATCAGTGCAGCATCATTGTATCTGTGAGTAAATGTGTATCTATATACATTAAGTACATAACCCATTCAACTCTTAATTTTTCCGAATATACTTTAATCTTTTTTAGTCATCAAAAGTACAGCCAGCATACACACAacgacacaaacacacaggcactgTATAGCCTACCTCCAGTTGTCTGACCAGCTGAAATTCCAGTGACATGAAGCTTTTACAGAGTTTGTTAATCTCATCATTGCAATGGTTCATCTTGACCTTCAGTACATCTGGGTCTGATAACTGCTGCATCTCCTCCATCTTCTACAAAAGTGTGAATGCAAGAGATATTCTTATGTTAATAATAGCATATTTACTTAATTAGAGGGAGTATGCTGAGAATAACTCAAAGCAAGTCTTTTTTGAACACCGTGGTTGTCCCAGTTTACCTCTGTGTGTTGATGCTCAAAATTTGCCAATATCTGTGATGCTTTCTTCTGGTGCACTGCCACAGCCTCTGCATGAGCACTTAAGAAGGCGTTCacctctgcttctctttgtttATGCTCAGCCAGACCTACTTCAAATAACTGCGTACACAGGTCCACCATATGGTGCTCAAATGTAAGTGTAGAGTCAAGGCATGATTTCCTGAGATTATATACTATGATTATTGCACCTGCATGAATTAGAATACCAGTAAAAAAGAGGATATGTTTGAAGCAAATGATCTACTCCAGGCACACATTGTAGTGTTTCTGCCTCTGGATCATCTTCGAACATACTCTTAAACAGATAAGACCCATTGAGTGATTCCACAAAGGCATCCTGTAGGAAAGAAGAACTGATTTGACACTGTATGTACAGCAGATTTCAGCTTTGAGAACTCACAGAACAAAGACTGTTTCACCAAAGAAGAGCTTTATATTACTGTTTGTAACTGGAGTTCAGCTTTCTGGCTTTGCTCAGCATTATCAGCTTGTTGTATCTGCAGCTGTTCACGTCTCATTTCCTCAAGGACATATTGGTATTTCAGAGCTGCTTCATTTTTCTGCACATAGACACATGATTTAGTTTGATCATGGTACATTATAAATACTTGTGAGAACAATGTCCAAACAAAAATTTGACATGGTAAATATCTACAAATATACTTAATTTAATAAAGTGCAATATAGATCAGATTTATACTTACAGTCTTTTCTTTAAGTACTCTGTAATCTAGGCATATCAAGTCTGGAAAGTGGGCAGCAATGAAGAATTTGTAATTGTCCTCCTTAGAGACAGGATTTCCAAACAGGTTGAGGGTGAAAAGGTTCTTAAACGTCCTGAGATAGAGCACCTTTGACATGCATAAGATTTGCATTATGGGAATATTATAGTcagtacacagtacacaaaTGCTACACTacacttgaaataaaattcgttttctctctctttctctcagatttataaaataatttttcttaCATTGTCCAGCTGTCCAATGTGATTGTTTGCAATGCAAAAATGAGTTAGTTTCTGAAGTGTATCCATGTTTTCAATGACTgagattttgttgttgtttaaattCAGAACTTCAAGCTTCAGTAAGGACTGCAGACcctcaattttatttattctgttgaatGACAAATCTGAAAGAGACATTCAGAATGACTGTCATTGTTACTGGTAATTGGAAAgctgattattttaaatgttgtgaaaattaaaaaagcttCATTTTACCAAGCCAAGTGAGATTAATCAATCCTTCCAGGCCCA
This genomic window from Mastacembelus armatus chromosome 8, fMasArm1.2, whole genome shotgun sequence contains:
- the drc3 gene encoding dynein regulatory complex subunit 3, which gives rise to MNGQYGKSEAILMDKEILQRAVEEQAGENLAGCIAKAEGIHFNQVYNLRLGYRNILEIDCLWEFTSLARLHLNNNRIEKIVGLEGLINLTWLDLSFNRINKIEGLQSLLKLEVLNLNNNKISVIENMDTLQKLTHFCIANNHIGQLDNVLYLRTFKNLFTLNLFGNPVSKEDNYKFFIAAHFPDLICLDYRVLKEKTKNEAALKYQYVLEEMRREQLQIQQADNAEQSQKAELQLQTDAFVESLNGSYLFKSMFEDDPEAETLQCVPGVDHLLQTFEHHMVDLCTQLFEVGLAEHKQREAEVNAFLSAHAEAVAVHQKKASQILANFEHQHTEKMEEMQQLSDPDVLKVKMNHCNDEINKLCKSFMSLEFQLVRQLEDIIKKLDINISEMVGNFSETVQGIFAQCRDLEDNYNQDIKKIAVATLEQVAKDNLENNMSANVRMLFTDKDTVMDALATGHDNHLVKINDRETLLLTRVNAWKVTLMKGIQDKELKRNRMRLSDIYRYMDHLREHLEELQ